From a single Apium graveolens cultivar Ventura chromosome 2, ASM990537v1, whole genome shotgun sequence genomic region:
- the LOC141706534 gene encoding U11/U12 small nuclear ribonucleoprotein 25 kDa protein — protein MDISVSSSKEDENPYNSSNVKRAKLNSTLAALLDDPILSDVPRNPSLSDVDTLISLELGSAMRISVLKMDATSFEVPVMNTATVKDLKLGIKKKVNESEQSKMGHRHISWKHVWGNFCLSYHNEKLLDDDAGLQDYGIRNNSQVHFIPYVMSRSSRRHSRRKKHRFFHGLNKRFTAQ, from the exons ATGGATATATCAGTATCATCATCAAAAGAGGATGAAAACCCGTACAACAGCAGCAATGTGAAGAGGGCTAAACTCAATTCAACTCTCGCAGCACTACTCGATGATCCCATTCTCTCTGACGTCCCAAGAAACCCCTCTCTCTCCGACGTAGATACCCTTATTAGTTTGGAACTCGGCAGTGCTATGCGCATCTCTGTTCTTAAAATGGACGCTACTTCCTTTG AGGTTCCTGTGATGAATACAGCTACAGTGAAGGATTTGAAGTTGGGTATTAAAAAGAAAGTTAATGAATCCGAACAATCCAAGATGGGTCATCGCCATATTTCTTG GAAGCATGTGTGGGGCAATTTTTGCCTTTCATATCATAATGAGAAACTACTTGATGACGATGCTGGTCTTCAAGATTATGGTATACGAAATAACTCTCAG GTGCATTTTATCCCGTATGTCATGTCAAGGTCTTCCCGAAGGCATTCGAGAAGGAAAAAGCACCGCTTTTTTCATGGTCTCAACAAAAGATTCACGGCTCAATAA